In Alkalihalobacterium alkalinitrilicum, a genomic segment contains:
- a CDS encoding LLM class flavin-dependent oxidoreductase — MEIGISTFVETTPNPATGEVISHAQRIREVVDEIVLADQVGLDIFGVGEHHREDFAASSPAVVLAAAASQTKRIRLTSAVTVLSSADPVRVFQDFATVDAISNGRAEIMAGRGSFIESFPLFGYELKDYDELFEEKLDLLLKIRNSEKVTWAGKHRSAIQNLGVYPRPVQEPLPVWIGSGGNSESVVRAGLLGLPLVLAIIGGSPLQFEPLVQLYKKAVAHAGHDITKLPIASHSHGFIADNTEEAADKFFPSTQYVMNKLGKERGWGPYTRGSFDAARSFKGALYVGDPETVANKIIHLRKNVGIIRFMLHVPVGSMPHEDVMKAIKLLGTEVAPRVREEVSKWESVGAEK; from the coding sequence GTGGAAATAGGAATCAGCACGTTCGTAGAAACAACGCCAAATCCAGCTACTGGAGAAGTTATCAGCCATGCACAAAGAATTCGAGAAGTTGTAGATGAAATTGTGCTAGCCGATCAAGTCGGTTTAGACATATTTGGTGTCGGTGAGCATCATCGCGAAGATTTCGCCGCATCATCACCTGCAGTTGTGTTAGCGGCAGCTGCTTCACAAACAAAGCGTATTCGTTTGACTAGTGCAGTGACAGTACTTTCTTCTGCAGATCCAGTAAGAGTCTTTCAAGATTTTGCTACTGTAGATGCAATTTCAAATGGGAGAGCAGAAATTATGGCAGGGCGGGGATCATTTATAGAGTCATTCCCGTTATTTGGTTATGAATTAAAGGATTACGATGAATTGTTTGAAGAAAAACTCGACTTGTTATTAAAAATTCGTAACTCTGAAAAAGTGACTTGGGCTGGTAAGCATCGATCAGCAATTCAAAATTTAGGCGTGTATCCACGTCCCGTACAAGAACCTTTGCCTGTTTGGATTGGTAGTGGTGGGAATTCAGAGTCGGTCGTTCGAGCGGGTCTTCTTGGATTACCATTGGTCTTAGCGATTATCGGTGGAAGTCCACTGCAATTTGAACCATTAGTGCAACTCTATAAAAAGGCAGTAGCTCATGCTGGCCATGACATTACAAAATTACCTATTGCCTCGCATTCACATGGATTTATCGCTGATAATACGGAAGAAGCAGCCGATAAGTTCTTCCCATCGACCCAATATGTTATGAATAAATTAGGGAAAGAGCGTGGATGGGGGCCATACACGAGAGGAAGTTTTGATGCAGCACGTAGTTTTAAAGGAGCTTTATATGTCGGTGACCCTGAAACCGTAGCGAATAAAATTATCCATCTAAGAAAAAACGTTGGGATTATTCGCTTTATGTTACACGTTCCTGTCGGTTCGATGCCACATGAAGATGTGATGAAAGCGATTAAGCTTTTAGGAACAGAGGTAGCGCCAAGGGTGCGTGAGGAAGTTTCAAAATGGGAATCAGTGGGTGCAGAAAAGTAG
- a CDS encoding ABC transporter ATP-binding protein, which translates to MNKEQNKNSLKPFFSLILSTEIPKIALTFGLIGSLITTLVGLSIPLLTRELVDGFSMESLNLMLLGLIAIIFIVQALIDGVSTFLLAYVGQKIVAKLRERMWFKLIHLPVYYFDKKTSGESVSRVVNDTGIVKDLISQHFPRFITGIITIIGALIILFIMDWQMTLLMLLSVPITLGIMFPLGRKMSKIARGLQDATATFSGSIQQTLGEIRLMKASNAEKVEESKGKTGIEKLLSFGLKEAKIFALIGPLIYLIIMVVIVLIIGYGGIRVAEGSMSTGSLVAFLLYLFQIIFPITSFMMFFTQLQKAKGATERIIDILGLKDEEGQEGIEIDIKEKPLHVVNVSFAYSEEEPVLKSISFDVQPGQMIAFAGPSGGGKTTMFALLERFYEPTSGEIRIGNTLIHDLSMKTWRKQIGYVSQDSPMMAGTIRENLCYGLTNSEAISDEKLWEVARMAFADQFIKEFPKQLETEVGERGVKLSGGQRQRIAIARAFLRDPKILMMDEATASLDSQSEGIVQQALSRLMQGRTTFVIAHRLSTIINADTIIFIEKGKITGMGSHEQLVNTHQLYREYAEQQLL; encoded by the coding sequence ATGAACAAGGAACAAAATAAAAATAGTTTAAAGCCTTTTTTTTCTCTTATCCTTTCCACTGAAATTCCAAAGATAGCTCTTACTTTTGGCTTAATTGGTAGCTTGATTACGACGCTAGTGGGGCTTTCTATCCCTCTATTAACCAGGGAACTGGTCGACGGATTTTCAATGGAATCTCTAAATCTGATGCTTCTTGGACTAATTGCAATAATATTTATTGTTCAAGCTTTGATTGATGGTGTATCCACTTTTTTACTAGCTTACGTTGGTCAAAAAATAGTAGCTAAGTTGAGAGAACGGATGTGGTTTAAACTGATCCACTTACCTGTATATTACTTTGATAAAAAAACAAGTGGCGAATCCGTCAGTCGCGTTGTCAACGACACTGGTATTGTAAAAGATTTAATTTCTCAACATTTCCCACGGTTTATCACTGGGATAATTACAATAATTGGCGCACTTATTATCCTATTTATTATGGATTGGCAAATGACGTTACTAATGCTACTTTCTGTGCCAATAACACTGGGGATCATGTTTCCCTTAGGTAGAAAAATGTCCAAAATAGCACGTGGTTTACAAGATGCAACTGCAACGTTTTCGGGGTCTATTCAGCAAACCCTTGGTGAAATTCGCTTAATGAAAGCTTCAAATGCCGAAAAAGTCGAAGAATCGAAAGGCAAAACAGGTATTGAAAAACTTTTATCATTTGGTTTAAAAGAAGCAAAAATCTTTGCTCTAATCGGACCACTTATCTATTTGATTATTATGGTTGTGATCGTCTTAATAATTGGTTATGGTGGAATTCGTGTTGCTGAAGGTTCGATGTCTACAGGATCATTAGTCGCCTTTTTACTATATTTGTTTCAAATTATTTTTCCGATTACTTCGTTTATGATGTTTTTTACTCAACTACAAAAAGCAAAAGGTGCAACTGAACGAATTATTGATATATTAGGTTTGAAAGACGAAGAAGGTCAAGAAGGAATTGAAATAGACATCAAAGAGAAGCCGCTTCATGTAGTCAATGTTTCGTTTGCTTATAGTGAGGAAGAGCCTGTACTTAAAAGTATTTCATTTGATGTACAACCAGGTCAGATGATCGCTTTTGCTGGACCTAGCGGTGGAGGAAAAACGACGATGTTCGCATTGTTAGAACGATTTTATGAACCAACATCAGGCGAAATTCGGATTGGAAATACATTGATTCATGATTTATCGATGAAAACTTGGCGGAAGCAAATTGGTTATGTTTCTCAAGATAGTCCGATGATGGCAGGTACGATCCGTGAAAATCTTTGTTATGGACTAACTAATTCGGAAGCAATTTCTGATGAAAAATTGTGGGAAGTCGCAAGGATGGCGTTTGCTGATCAATTTATTAAAGAGTTCCCGAAACAATTAGAAACTGAAGTTGGAGAACGCGGGGTGAAATTGTCAGGTGGGCAACGCCAACGAATCGCGATTGCTCGTGCTTTTTTAAGAGATCCGAAAATATTAATGATGGACGAAGCTACTGCAAGTTTAGATAGTCAATCGGAAGGAATTGTTCAGCAAGCGCTATCACGACTTATGCAAGGACGAACGACCTTCGTTATCGCTCATCGCTTGTCGACAATTATTAATGCCGATACGATTATTTTCATTGAAAAAGGTAAAATAACTGGAATGGGAAGTCACGAACAATTAGTAAATACTCACCAATTGTATAGAGAATATGCTGAACAACAATTATTGTAG
- a CDS encoding response regulator transcription factor, with protein sequence MMLANILIIEDEKKIARILQLELEHEGYETDVAFTGIKGLEKFKDGTWDLILLDVMLPELSGLEVLRRIRATNSAIPVILLTARDSIPDKVSGLDLGANDYITKPFEIEELLARIRACLRNVQSHPLQMEVLTFQDITVNEKTREVKRGDESIELTPKEFELFIFFIENKEQALNREQILTKVWGFDYYGDTNIIDVYVRHLRKKLAIADSLQTIRGVGYRLKE encoded by the coding sequence ATGATGTTGGCCAATATATTAATTATTGAAGATGAAAAGAAAATTGCTCGGATCCTTCAACTTGAATTAGAACACGAAGGCTACGAAACAGATGTAGCGTTTACAGGAATTAAAGGCTTAGAAAAGTTCAAAGACGGCACATGGGATTTAATACTTCTCGATGTGATGTTACCAGAGCTTAGTGGCTTAGAGGTGTTAAGGCGAATCCGTGCTACAAATTCAGCTATTCCTGTTATATTATTAACCGCAAGAGATTCAATACCTGACAAAGTAAGTGGACTTGATCTAGGTGCAAATGATTATATTACGAAACCTTTTGAAATCGAAGAACTACTAGCGAGAATTAGAGCATGTTTACGTAACGTCCAATCACATCCATTACAAATGGAAGTCTTAACCTTTCAAGATATCACTGTTAACGAAAAAACAAGAGAAGTCAAACGTGGTGATGAAAGTATCGAGCTTACGCCAAAGGAATTTGAGTTATTTATATTCTTTATTGAAAATAAAGAGCAAGCGCTAAACCGAGAACAAATTTTAACGAAAGTTTGGGGTTTTGATTATTATGGTGATACTAATATCATCGATGTGTATGTACGTCATTTGCGGAAAAAGCTAGCGATTGCCGATTCCTTACAAACGATTCGTGGTGTAGGATACCGCTTAAAGGAGTAA
- a CDS encoding SRPBCC domain-containing protein, translating to MELLIVKGDILIDASPSKVWEILIKPQYVSQWDELPDQYPNEDMTEGSQVVWELPNGGQSITKIIEAIQNEKLKIALYVSNWEEKLNEGEISYLYQLEKQGDRTLLMIEIGDFSLLKDGQMYYEASVEFAKNAKMVIKDLAESCNCF from the coding sequence ATGGAACTGTTAATTGTAAAGGGTGACATTTTAATTGATGCTTCACCCAGTAAGGTTTGGGAGATTTTAATTAAACCCCAATATGTTTCACAATGGGATGAACTTCCTGATCAATATCCAAATGAAGATATGACTGAAGGAAGTCAAGTTGTTTGGGAACTTCCGAATGGAGGACAATCAATTACTAAAATAATAGAAGCTATTCAAAATGAAAAATTAAAAATCGCATTATACGTGTCTAATTGGGAAGAAAAACTGAACGAAGGAGAAATATCATATTTATATCAGTTAGAAAAACAAGGGGATAGAACACTTCTAATGATCGAGATTGGTGACTTTTCATTGCTGAAAGACGGACAAATGTATTATGAAGCGTCAGTGGAATTTGCAAAAAATGCTAAAATGGTGATAAAAGATTTAGCGGAAAGCTGTAATTGTTTTTAA
- a CDS encoding sensor histidine kinase, protein MKIKSKILVFSTVWLVLMLLLINGSIFLLFQKIIYDNERNRVTEHTRSVVAATNQAVAANEDIRALFRAYLPANGMIRIITEETTAVLTISREGYMQQLPTKFQNQQSVDIRTFDEIPYAVASFPIIWTDGSIMMLEVTESLQDSKNIVSTLFIVLSIASMIILIPALLFGNMLSRLILTPINTLTKTMKQIQTTGDYKKIALEEKSKDELYTMGTTFNQMIDILEQNFQKQQQFVSDASHELKTPLTVIESYASMLKRWGRKKPELLDESIEAIYSEAVRMKEMTEQMLQLANGDSQWILEKKDVDLLEVCKQASQHIQATYQREISIIEDGTSFVICADENKIKQVVYILLDNARKYSHDSITVTLREKNNTYSFSVTDQGIGIPRDELDKLFDRFYRVDKARTRETGGAGLGLSIAKKIVDTHDGTIDITSTEGKGTTVTVSLPIQVERNIK, encoded by the coding sequence ATGAAGATTAAAAGTAAAATTCTTGTGTTCTCCACTGTATGGCTTGTCTTAATGTTATTACTCATCAACGGATCCATTTTTTTGCTATTTCAAAAAATCATTTATGATAACGAAAGAAATCGTGTAACTGAACATACACGTTCAGTTGTGGCTGCTACGAATCAAGCAGTTGCTGCGAACGAAGATATACGAGCTTTGTTTCGAGCTTATCTTCCTGCTAACGGAATGATTCGAATCATCACAGAAGAAACGACAGCAGTCTTAACGATATCTAGAGAAGGATATATGCAACAGCTTCCAACAAAGTTTCAAAATCAACAATCGGTTGACATAAGAACCTTTGATGAGATACCGTATGCGGTGGCTTCATTTCCAATTATTTGGACAGACGGAAGTATTATGATGCTTGAAGTAACCGAAAGTCTTCAAGATTCTAAGAATATCGTAAGTACATTATTCATTGTGCTTTCTATTGCTTCAATGATTATATTAATTCCTGCATTGTTATTTGGGAATATGTTAAGTAGATTGATACTAACACCAATAAATACGCTAACGAAGACAATGAAGCAAATCCAAACCACTGGAGATTATAAAAAAATTGCACTGGAAGAAAAGTCTAAAGATGAACTTTATACAATGGGAACTACCTTTAATCAAATGATTGATATTTTGGAACAAAACTTTCAAAAACAACAACAATTCGTCTCAGATGCCTCTCACGAATTAAAGACCCCTTTAACGGTTATTGAAAGCTATGCTAGTATGCTCAAGCGTTGGGGTAGGAAGAAACCAGAGCTATTGGACGAATCGATTGAAGCGATCTATTCTGAAGCCGTCAGAATGAAAGAAATGACGGAACAAATGTTACAACTTGCAAATGGAGACTCACAATGGATACTTGAAAAAAAAGATGTAGATTTACTCGAAGTATGTAAACAAGCAAGTCAGCATATACAAGCTACGTACCAGCGGGAGATTTCAATTATAGAAGATGGAACGTCGTTTGTTATCTGCGCAGACGAAAACAAAATCAAACAAGTCGTCTACATTTTATTAGATAATGCTCGAAAATACAGTCATGATTCTATAACAGTTACCCTTAGAGAAAAAAACAATACGTATTCTTTTTCTGTTACAGATCAAGGGATCGGCATTCCTAGGGATGAACTTGATAAACTCTTTGATCGTTTTTATCGAGTTGATAAAGCGAGGACTCGTGAAACAGGTGGAGCTGGTCTAGGGCTTTCGATCGCAAAAAAGATTGTTGATACACATGATGGGACAATTGATATTACAAGTACGGAAGGAAAAGGAACGACCGTCACTGTATCTCTACCTATCCAAGTAGAAAGGAATATAAAATGA
- a CDS encoding DUF3953 domain-containing protein, with product MLITSRNILAAIGVLLSGYILITKNYNLSPYMLINLGIFMVVIGLLELQKSKQSFWGYTCIVISYYAFYVSIQGFLI from the coding sequence TTGCTTATAACAAGTAGAAACATTTTAGCTGCTATTGGTGTTCTTTTATCAGGATATATTCTTATTACAAAAAATTATAATTTAAGTCCGTATATGTTGATCAACCTTGGAATTTTTATGGTGGTCATAGGATTGTTAGAGTTACAAAAAAGTAAACAAAGTTTCTGGGGTTATACGTGTATTGTGATTTCTTATTATGCATTTTATGTTTCCATCCAAGGATTTCTCATTTAG